From Amia ocellicauda isolate fAmiCal2 chromosome 12, fAmiCal2.hap1, whole genome shotgun sequence, a single genomic window includes:
- the pcm1 gene encoding pericentriolar material 1 protein isoform X6: MATGGAPFEDGADDQDLPNWSISNGSLDDRLNNMDWGVQQKKANRSSEKNKKKCVSAESRLTNDISPESTPGTGRRRSRTPHTFSHVKYITQMSVPEQAELERLKQRINFTDLDERSIGSDSQGRATAANNQRQLAENKKAFNFLPLHVNTNKSKESTMTTSKETKKQSPGRDLLPSVLRKDAFQGEQGSQIEDVTREPGMDSSQVVSKLVQIREYIAKASSMRDDLVEKNEIPANVERLSHLIDHLKEQEKSYLRFLQKMLARENDEDDIRTIDSAVGSGSVAESTSLNIEVQSEASDTTGRDPHGEAKEELENLRKQHDLLQRMLHQQEQLRALQGRQAALLAMQQKAEQAVAVMDETVVTETTGSVSGLSITSELNDELNDLIQRFHNQLHDSQTKAIPDNRRQAESLSLTREVSRSRNSPVSEQPSADNAKLLKLKELQDKKHTMDKILQELHTLRDQTLNNNSFPAASASSQRSVVSTAPSARSPAVNREPNTLSSATRLDSTASQNDSEVEDHVHPTAKLRKLKEVHKRLNELRELVHYYEQTSDMMVDTVNENVKEDDEETEEESIFESIFDSDHENPEPITNIRNPQRAANWVDMNSLTNAHSVNNRDGRLNTDCEINNRSATNLRSLNILSVIECQYNGDRSYNEVKDDKDEEALEDDEDAQQREESEGSVSSRRSSLEDDPEFVQKIHRLHTAKQKLRQLQELVAMVQSDDTDETTANASSVTEDDGLNQQPNNTRSNVSKSQKDVALKEKAREKFYEAKLKQQQKELKQLHDERQRLMEIQEKIQDLHWACPDLQLSMSSTASQAAPNKLPAATSTPAVSTNSAVLKPTADNVTASSSDNELWSEMRRHQILREELRQRRKQLESLMAEHQRRKVLNDSSAKSDGTETQGPQQLSRYERTMATWGGSTQCVVDEDEEGYPSDEGAQDEEEEEEEDVSSSSSEDFPEYSSQNRRTYSARKSRESTWKNSNPYSVDGNVRPSPKSKQQQNVSMRRQENLRWASDLSFVEENQQWQEQIVQLKKQLDFSNNICQTLMQDQQTLSYMLQSLLTIPYSVLPNNLGSPQVQLIMHQLNQCYTQLAWQQNNVQRLKQMLNDLLRQQQSQQTQQGANRDGSTCPASPNVFFPFNLPPPLSSLNMPGLANFSPLSSGFNLNPVFPPTFGEFPQNASAHTSNERQRVDHNTSVKTEYMAFPQPFESTSLNGTEKNRSATEVEGCDHQGACWHGGAHNGNTEGQSSGTQSQQALNPQPSRNVRNRPFEEESLESFSSMPDPMDPTTVTKTFKSRKASAQASLASKDKTPKSKNKRKRSKVHNRNPGSSNVGQESGNASSASEYSKERVLHSKQKDKPQSIFDKLTQEQLNSKLKCSKSNDLSSANAWTAPFHSNRNACTEAPETSSDFSLFEALRETIYSEVATLISQNESRPHFLIELFHELQMLNTDYLRQRALYALQDIVTRHLTEKKETNEEQPMSLSSVAWAASNSELTPSESLATSDGEASEKNTGNKLTLNRKPNDGIVEFVDNDSTLSTSSNLEPFANDDLGNTVIHLDKALARIREYERMKLRSEYSENTADSSAIEQRAPEGLEGACQSPSITGQISTDIPCPRIDTQQLDRQIKAIMTEVIPFFKEHMDDVCSSQLLTSIRRMVLTLTQQNDESKEFVRFFHKQLGGILQDSLTKFAGRTLKECGEDLLVEISEILFNELAFFRLMQDLDNSSSTVKQKGKKKMDATSVKQTLNTEENKSSEGDGDQPFSGDLHDEDKDKDDTEQILTEHEAEQNKTKETLNTDASDREEEEEDEDSEGLPMSISLSKAETQLLTNYGSGEDEDEDEELEEFEAGPIDVQTSLQASSEAVCEPEQGRNEKDVDINSQNPSQESTSDQNRTEFPEAKLDGAESTEMADSEDVKENSITVTAAVNEVTTDENGSSPTFSEGISVDAAADQVEGRSAAVTPEGSLACSPDTDSPVLINDYEAGSGNLSQKSDEDDFVKVEDLPLQLSVLCEDELRKRIAEEQENNNLSAEILHGSGDELADLIGNSQALKEPETIGAQSA, encoded by the exons ATGGCGACTGGAGGAGCTCCTTTTGAAGATGGTGCTGATGACCAAGATTTGCCTAACTGGAGTATTAGTAATGGAAGCCTGGATGACAGGTTAAATAATATG GATTGGGGGGTGCAGCAGAAGAAAGCCAATAGGTCTTCAGAgaagaacaagaagaaatgtgttTCAGCTGAAAGTCGGTTAACCAATGACATCTCCCCAGAGTCCACTCCAGGGACTGGTCGAAGGCGTTCAAGAACTCCTCACACGTTCTCCCATGTGAAGTATATTACCCAAATGTCTGTTCCAGAGCAAGCAGAGTTAGAGCGACTTAAACAAAGGATAAATTTCACTGATTTAGATGAG aGGAGCATTGGAAGTGATTCTCAAGGGCGAGCCACAGCTGCAAATAACCAAAGGCAacttgctgaaaataaaaaagcattcaACTTCTTACCACTACATGTCAACACTAACAAAAGCAAGGAATCCACTATGACCACAAGCAAAGAAACCAAAAAGCAGTCCCCAGGAAGAGATCTGCTTCCTTCAGTTTTGAGAAAAGATGCTTTTCAGGGAGAACAGGGATCTCAAATTGAAGATGTTACCAGAGAACCAGGGATGGACAGCAGCCAG GTTGTCAGCAAGCTTGTTCAAATTAGGGAATATATTGCCAAGGCCAGCTCCATGCGAGATGACCttgtggaaaaaaatgaaatcccaGCAAATGTTGAGCGTTTATCACATCTAATAGATCACCTAAAGGAACAGGAGAAATCCTACTTGCGATTTCTACAAAAGATGTTG GCGAGAGAGAATGATGAAGATGATATTCGTACTATCGATTCTGCAGTGGGATCTGGCTCCGTTGCCGAGAGCACCTCTTTGAATATAGAAGTTCAGTCTGAGGCTTCGGATACCACA GGAAGAGATCCTCACGGAGAAGCAAAGGAAGAACTGGAGAATCTCCGAAAGCAGCACGACCTGCTGCAGAGGATGCTTCACCAGCAGGAGCAGCTCAGAGCCCTGCAGGGGAGACAGGCTGCGCTGTTAGCCATGCAGCAGAAAGCCGAACAGGCCGTTGCTGTTATGGATGAGACGG ttgtaaCAGAAACAACTGGGAGTGTCTCTGGACTGAGCATCACCTCAGAGCTAAATGATGAGTTAAATGATTTAATTCAGCGATTCCACAACCAGCTTCATGATTCACAG ACAAAAGCCATTCCAGACAACCGAAGACAAGCAGAAAGTCTGTCCCTCACCCGAGAGGTTTCCAGAAGTAGAAACTCCCCTGTCTCAGAGCAACCTTCTGCAGATAACGCTAAACTTCTCAAGCTGAAAGAACTGCAAGACAAAAAGCATACCATGGATAAAATACTACAAGAACTTCACACACTAAGGGATCAGACCCTGAATAACAACTCTT TTCCAGCTGCGTCTGCATCATCTCAGAGGAGTGTGGTTTCTACTGCACCTTCAGCAAGGTCTCCTGCAGTCAACAGGGAGCCAAACACGCTGTCCTCTGCCACACGACTGGACTCGACAGCCTCCCAGAATGACAGTGAAGTAGAAGACCATGTCCACCCAACTGCAAAGCTAAG GAAACTGAAGGAGGTTCATAAGCGACTGAATGAGCTACGTGAGTTAGTGCATTATTACGAACAGACCTCTGATATGATGGTGGACACAGtcaatgaaaatgttaaagaagatgatgaagaaacCGAAGAGGAATCCATTTTTGAATCTATTTTTGATTCTGACCATGAAAATCCTGAGCCCATTACAAATATCAG AAACCCACAGCGAGCTGCAAATTGGGTGGACATGAACAGCTTGACCAATGCTCACAGTGTGAATAACAGAGATGGGAGATTAAACACTGATTGTGAGATCAACAACAGATCAGCAACTAACTTGAGAAGCCTAAACATCTTGTCTGTGATAG AGTGCCAGTACAATGGGGATAGGTCCTACAATGAGGTTAAGGATGATAAAGATGAGGAGGCACTGGAAGATGATGAAGATGCTCAACAGAGGGAAGAAAGTGAAGGCTCTGTGTCCAGCCGAAGAAGTAGTCTGGAAGACGATCCTGAGTTTGTCCAGAAAATCCACAGACTTCACACAGCTAAACAGAAACTGAGGCAGCTGCAGGAGCTGGTCGCAATGGTTCAG AGTGATGATACTGATGAGACGACTGCTAATGCATCCAGTGTGACTGAAGACGATGGCCTCAACCAGCAACCAAATAACACTAGAAGTAATGTTTCTAAGTCCCAGAAAGATGTGGCACTGAAAGAAAAAGCCAG AGAAAAGTTTTACGAAGCTAAACTTAAGCAGCAGCAGAAGGAGCTTAAACAATTGCATGATGAAAGACAGCGACTGATGGAAATTCAGGAGAAGATCCAAGACCTGCATTGGGCTTGCCCTGATTTACAG ttgtcCATGTCTAGCACAGCTAGTCAAGCAGCACCCAATAAACTCCCTGCTGCAACATCAACTCCTGCTGTCAGTACCAATAGTGCAGTATTGAAACCAACTGCGGACAATGTAACTGCTTCTTCCTCTGATAATGAG cTTTGGTCAGAGATGCGTCGACATCAGATCTTGCGAGAAGAGCTACGACAGAGAAGAAAACAGCTTGAATCATTAATGGCTGAACATCAGAGGcgaaaagtattgaatgacagTTCTGCCAAAAGTGATGGTACAGAAACGCAAGGTCCCCAGCAGCTGAGCAGATATGAAAG GACCATGGCCACATGGGGTGGTTCTACACAGTGCGTAGTGGATGAAGATGAGGAAGGCTACCCCTCTGATGAGGGAGCAcaagatgaggaggaggaggaggaggaggatgtgaGCTCAAGCTCAAGTGAAGACTTCCCTGAATATTCAAGCCAGAACCGCAGAACTTACAGTGCCAGGAAGTCTAGGGAAAG CACCTGGAAAAATTCCAACCCATATTCTGTGGATGGCAATGTGCGTCCCTCACCCAAGTCAAAGCAGCAGCAAAATGTCAGTATGAGACGGCAGGAAAATCTTCGCTGGGCATCTGATCTGTCTTTTGTGGAGGAGAATCAACAATGGCAGGAACAAATTGTCCAGCTGAAGAAGCAGCTTGATTTCAGTAACAATATTTGCCAGACATTGATGCAAGACCAGCAG ACCCTTTCATACATGCTTCAGAGTCTGCTGACCATCCCCTACAGCGTGTTGCCAAACAATCTTGGATCCCCTCAAGTGCAGTTAATAATGCACCAGTTAAATCAGTGCTATACACAACTGGCATGGCAACAGAACAATGTTCAAAG ATTGAAACAAATGCTGAACGATCTCCTGCGCCAGCAGCAATCGCAACAAACGCAGCAGGGTGCTAACCGGGATGGCAGTACCTGCCCTGCATCTCCAAATGTGTTCTTTCCATTTAATTTACCTCCCCCTTTAAGCTCACTGAACATGCCTGGGCTTGCAAACTTCTCTCCTCTTTCTTCTG GATTTAACTTAAATCCAGTGTTTCCACCCACCTTTGGAGAATTCCCCCAAAATGCATCTGCCCACACCAGCAATGAGCGACAACGAGTGGATCACAACACATCTGTGAAAACTGAGTATATGGCTTTTCCACAACCTTTTGAGAGTACATCTCTGAATGGCACAGAGAAGAATCG GAGTGCGACAGAGGTTGAAGGTTGTGACCACCAGGGTGCTTGCTGGCATGGTGGGGCTCACAATGGCAATACTGAAGGGCAGTCCTCTGGCACACAAAGCCAGCAAGCTCTTAATCCACAGCCTTCCAGAAATGTCCGAAACCGTCCGTTTGAGGAGGAGTCCCTAGAGAGCTTCAGCAGTATGCCAGATCCTATGGACCCAACTACAGTCACTAAAACCTTCAAATCAAGAAAAGCTTCAGCCCAAGCAAGTCTTGCTTCAAAAGACAAAACCcccaaatcaaaaaacaaaagaaagcgGAGTAAAGTACACAACAGAAATCCAGGAAGTAGTAACGTGG GACAGGAAAGTGGCAATGCTTCCAGTGCGAGTGAATACAGTAAAGAGAGGGTCCTTCACTCCAAACAGAAAGACAAACCTCAAAGTATCTTTGATAAACTAACACAGGAGCAGCTGAACAGTAAATTGAAATGCAGCAAATCCAATGACCTTTCTTCAG CAAATGCTTGGACAGCTCCCTTCCACTCTAACAGAAATGCATGCACTGAAGCACCAG aaACCAGCAGCGACTTTTCCCTGTTTGAAGCACTGCGTGAGACCATATATTCTGAGGTGGCAACTTTAATTTCGCAGAATGAATCCCGGCCACATTTCCTAATTGAACTTTTCCATGAACTTCAGATGCTCAACACAGATTATTTACGACAAAGAGCGCTTTATGCCTTACAG GACATTGTGACTAGGCATCTGACTGAAAAGAAAGAGACTAATGAGGAGCAGCCAATGTCTCTGAGTTCAGTTGCATGGGCCGCCTCCAATTCAGAACTGACTCCCAGTGAAAGCCTAGCTACAAGTGATGGG GAGGCTTCAGAGAAGAACACGGGCAATAAACTAACCCTAAACAGGAAACCGAATGATGGTATTGTTGAATTTGTGGATAATGATAGTACCCTGTCTACCTCTTCCAACCTTGAACCATTTGCAAACGATGATCTAG GGAATACTGTGATTCACTTGGACAAAGCACTGGCAAGGATACGAGAGTATGAGCGCATGAAACTCAGATCTGAATATAGCGAGAATACGGCTGACTCCTCTGCCATTGAACAACGGGCACCTGAAGGCCTAGAAG GTGCTTGCCAAAGTCCTAGTATAACCGGACAGATCTCAACAGATATTCCCTGTCCACGTATTGATACTCAACAACTCGACCGGCAGATTAAAGCAATCATGACGGAAGTCATTCCCTTTTTTAAG GAGCACATGGATGATGTATGCTCCTCACAGCTTCTGACTTCTATCAGGCGTATGGtcctcacactcacacagcagAATGACGAGAGCAAGGAGTTTGTGCGATTCTTTCACAAACAGCTCGGCGGTATATTGCAG gATTCATTGACCAAATTTGCTGGGAGAACACTGAAGGAATGTGGAGAAGATCTGCTAGTGGAAATTTCTGAAATCCTCTTTAATGAGCTGGCTTTCTTCCGATTAATGCAAGACCTAGATAACAGTAGCTCTACAGTGaagcaaaaagggaaaaagaaaatggatgCCACATCTGTGAAACAGACACTGAACACAGAG GAAAATAAATCCTCTGAAGGCGATGGGGATCAGCCTTTTTCAGGAGATTTACATGATGAAGATAAA GACAAAGATGACACTGAACAGATCCTTACTGAACATGaggctgaacaaaacaaaaccaaggaAACCCTGAACACTGATGCATCTgacagggaggaggaggaggaagatgaaGACAGTGAAGGGTTACCCATGTCTATAA gtcttTCTAAAGCAGAGACTCAGCTCCTGACAAACTATGGCAGTGGAGAGGAtgaggatgaagatgaagaaCTTGAAGAGTTTGAAGCTGGGCCTATCGATGTTCAAACCTCTCTTCAAGCTAGCAGTGAAGCTGTGTGTGAACCTGAGCAGGGTCGCAATGAGAAG gaTGTCGACATAAACTCCCAAAACCCCAGTCAAGAAAGCACGTCTGATCAAAATCGCACTGAATTCCCTGAAG CCAAGCTCGATGGTGCAGAATCCACGGAGATGGCCGATTCTGAAGATGTGAAGGAGAACTCTATTACTGTTACTGCTGCTGTGAACGAAGTGACTACTGATGAAAATGGCTCTTCCCCAACGTTCAGTGAGGGAATTAGTGTTGATGCTGCTGCAGATCAAGTGGAGGGGAGATCTGCTGCTGTAACACCAGAAGGTTCCTTGGCATGCAGTCCTGATACAGACTCTCCTGTCTTGATTAACGACTAT GAAGCTGGATCTGGAAATTTAAGCCAAAAGTCTGATGAAGATGATTTTGTGAAAGTGGAAGATTTACCATTGCAACTTTCTGTGCTATGTGAG GATGAACTTCGAAAAAGAATTGCAGAGGAACAAGAGAATAACAATTTATCTGCCGAAATTCTTCATGGAAGTGGGGATGAACTTGCTGATCTGATTGGAAACTCGCAAGCTCTAAAAGAACCTG AAACCATTGGAGCCCAAAGTGCATGA